A part of Thermodesulforhabdaceae bacterium genomic DNA contains:
- a CDS encoding SAM-dependent methyltransferase: MISLKPIGYAKVAVDKVPRHWTVSEVEGELVIDPIYTKGLEDIKPGDRIVVLFHFHKSSPFDPAQHLKQKPPHRGEWLGVFSICSPIRPNPIGLSVLDVISVNGNVIRAKRFDMLDGTPILDIKPYIAYEIEPEEKRSHGG; encoded by the coding sequence GTGATCAGTTTGAAACCCATAGGTTATGCAAAAGTTGCTGTGGATAAAGTGCCAAGACACTGGACGGTTTCTGAAGTGGAAGGGGAGTTAGTTATAGATCCTATCTACACAAAGGGACTTGAAGACATCAAACCAGGGGATCGTATAGTTGTTTTGTTTCACTTTCATAAATCGTCCCCCTTTGATCCCGCTCAACACCTCAAACAGAAACCTCCTCATAGAGGCGAATGGCTGGGGGTGTTCAGCATATGTTCGCCCATACGGCCAAATCCCATTGGACTCTCTGTTTTGGATGTTATAAGCGTTAATGGCAATGTTATTAGAGCAAAGCGCTTTGATATGCTAGATGGAACACCAATTCTCGATATCAAGCCATACATCGCTTATGAAATTGAGCCTGAGGAAAAAAGATCTCACGGAGGGTGA